TGAAGCTCTTCCAGGAGATGGCGGAGCGTATCGCCGGTCTGCAGCAGCCCAGCGGCCTTTGGCGCACCGGTCTGCTGGACCAGACAGCCTATGAACAGGACGAGATCTCCGGCTCCGGCTTCTTCACCTATGCCATGACCTGGGGCATCAATGAAGGCATTCTTCCCCGCGCCAAGTACGCTCCTGTGGTCGAGCGCGCCTGGGCCGCGATGGTGAAGCATGTCTTCGAGAGCGGCCGCCTGGGCGCCATTCAGCCGATCGGTGCGGCTCCCGGACAATTCACTGCGACCTCCAGCTATGTCTACGGCGTAGGTGCCTTCCTTCTCGCCGGCTCCGAGCTGGTGCGGTATGCACCGGCAGCCAAAACACATGCTGTGCTCCAGATCAACAACCCCACCAGCGACGCTCGTCGTGATGAAGTGCTTGATCTCCCGCTCACGGAGGTCAAGCGTCATATTGCGATCGATCCGGCGAAGCTTGTCGCACGCGACCGTCTCACTGGCAAGCGCCTCCTCACCCAGGTCTATGCCTCTCTTCCTGGCGGCGCGCCAGATCGCTTTCTGATCCTCGAGGACGTTGCACCTGGAACCGCCACCAGCATCGACCTCTCTGTAGAAGAGGACGCTCCAGCAATGGCGTCCAGGGTCACAGCGCGTGACGTTCCCGAGCGCATGGACGACTTCGTGTGGGAGAACAACCTGGTCGCTCACCGCGTCTACGGCCCCGCGTTGCAGGCGACCGGTGAGATCACCTCTGGCATCGACGTCTGGTCCAAGCGCGTACCGAACTTTGTCAGCACCGCCTGGTATGCCCGCGATAAGGAAGCCCAGCGCACCCACAACCCCGCCCTCTCCTATCACCACGACAACGGCGACGGTCTCGACTCCTACGAGGTTGGCCCCGCACGCGGGTGCGGCGGCACTGGTATCTGGGTCGATGGCAAGCTGGCGAACTCGAAGAACTTCACGCATTCGAAGATTCTGGCCACGGGTCCCATCCGCGTCGACTTCATCCTTGAGTACGCCCCCTGGCAGGCGGGCACTAAGACCGTCAGCGAGAGCAAGCGGGTTACGCTCGACGCCGGCACGCGCCTGAACCATATGCGCTCGACCTTTACCTTCGACGGCGGAGGAACCATCACCGCAGCCGCAGGCCTGGGAACGCATAAGGACACCGAGATCAAGCAGCTTCCTGAAATCGCTGCACTCTCGGTGTGGGATACACCGCAGACCGCTTCGGCCGGACGCTTCGCTACCGGCATCATTCTTGCCGGCAAGCAGCCCTATCGCTACGAGAATGTGCCCATGCAGGGCAAAACACCCGGCGATGCTCTTCTGCTCTTTACGGCCCGTTCCGGCGTTGCTATCGACTACTACGCGGGCTCCGGCTGGTCACAGGACGATATGCCTGACTTCGCTACCTGGAACAGCTATCTCGCGGCACAGTCGAAGCGGCTGCAGGCTCCTGTGAAGGTGAGCTGGCTGGCACGCTAAGATTCCGCAACGTAAATAGAAACGGCCCGCGAGATACTCGCGGGCCATTTCTATTTACGTTGCTCGTAGAAGCCACACTGCTTAGATGCGCGGCTCCCATCCCTTCTCGTACTCGCGCTTGCGCATCTTCGTTGCTTCTGCGTCGTCGACGAAGGCGCCGGTCTTGGTGTCGAGCTTCAACTCGCGGTTGAGCTCCCACGCGATGTTCGACATCAGCAGGATCGCGACCGAGGTGCTGGCATCCCAGATCGGCGAATTCAGCTTGGCTCCGGTTCGGATACCGTCGATGAGGTTGGCAAAGTGGAGGTCCGTCATCGAGTCGCGTCCGACCAGGTCGGCACTCGATGTCTTCTTGTCCTTGGGAATCTTGTACTCGTTCACAAGCTTGCCCTTCAGGTCATGCACCTCATAACCATCGCGGTCCAGGATGACGGTCCCTTCCGTCCCGTGAATGGCCGAGCCACGATCGCGGTTATAGAGAGGCATCCCGTTTGTGCTCATGTTCTCCCAGGAGATCATCTTGTCGTCGTACTCGAAGCTGGTCACCAGGGTGTCGTAGAACTGCCAGTCGTCCTTGAAATGGTAGCGTCCACCGGATGCAGTGATACGCTCCGGCCATACGGTCTGCAGCGCCCAGCGGCAGACGTCCACTTCGTGCGTACCGTTATTCAGGGTTTCGCCGGTGCCATAGATACGCAGCCAGTGCCAGTTGTAAGGATGAACGTTGTCCATATACTGCTGGCGCGGAGCCGGTCCCTGCCACAGATCCCAGTCCAGGGTCGCCGGCACCGGGACCACCTTACCCGTCCCCATCGTCTTACGTGTATTGCAGTACCAGGCCTTGGCGTAATACGCGCGTCCGATGAGGCCATTGTGAATCTTGTCGATGATCTCGATCGAGTGCGGCGATGAACGCTGCTGGTTGCCCATCTGTACCTGCTTGCCCATCTTCTTCTGCGCGGCAACCAGGAGCTCGACCTCATGAGGATTGTGGCTACAGGGTTTTTCGACGTAGACGTGCTTGTCGGCCTGCATGCCCAGGATGGCTATCGGCGTATGCCAGTGGTCTGGCGTTGCGATGGTGATCGCGTCTACGTCTTTCGATTCCAGCAGCTTGCGGAAGTCTTTATCCGCCTTAGGAGCCGCTCCCATCGACTTCTCGGTCTCTCCGGCGAACTTCTGCAGGATCACCGAGTCCACGTCTGCCACGTGGGTAATGGCCGCGTTTGCCTTGTTGGTGGTCAGCGCCGACAGGTGGGCATAGGCGCGGCTGTTCAGACCGATCACACCAAAGTTCACCCGCTCGTTTGCACCGATCACGCGAGCATAGCTTTTTGCGGTGGAGCTCACCGCAACGCCCGCGGCGGCTGTTGTGACTAATTTTGAAAATTCACGACGTGTCAGCATAACTTTCTCCTGCGCTAGGCGCTATATCCCATCTCGTTCAAGGTCTTGCGCATAAACGCAAAGCTCTTCAGCACACCCGGGAGCGGATTGTCGCCGTTGATCTCGTACTCCAGATCCACATCACCCTGGTACTTCATTGCAATCAGGGTCTCGAAGATCTTGCGTACCGGCATGACGCCGTCACCGACATCGCACTGGCTCTCCTTCTTCTTGCCATCGGCTAGATCCTTCATATGAATGCAAAGGAGTCTCGAACCGACCTCACGCAAGGTTGCGGGGATATCGTCACCGGCACGCATGGCGTGACCCACGTCAACGCAGCAGCCGACACGCTTGTCCATCTTGCCGATCAGCTTCAGGATGTCGTGCGGCGATGGCCACTCCTTATCCTCAGGACCATGGTTGTGAATGGCGAGGCTGATGTCGTACTTCTTCACGAAGCTCTCCACACGTTCCAGAGCGGCATGGGACGGCGAACCGATAATGAGCTTGATACCGGCGGACTTTACATACTCGAACTTCTGCCGGATATCTTCATCCTCATCCTTCGGGAAGTAGATCGTGCCCGCGCCCGTAAGCTTGAGGCCTGCCGCACGATATGCCTCCGCCTGTTTGGCAGCGGCGCCCTCCGGCGTCATGGGAAGGTGAACGTCCTTCAGGTTCAGATACGGCGTCTTGATCTGCTTCATAAAGCCGATCAACTCTTCCGGCTTGAACTTACGGAAGGTATAGCTTGCAATTCCCAACTTCAGAGGGGCGGGGCCTGCTGCCATTGCCATTCCCGGAGCCATGAGACCCGCGGCCGCCAGACTGCCCATCTTCAAAACATCGCGACGTGTCGACTTCATTCTTATCCTTATCTCCTTAGGTCAGCTTGACCCACTTGGCCTGCATCTGCGCCTTGATCACTAGTTCAGCCGCCAATAGCGCCTGTTCCTGGTCTTGCGCGATATGCGTACGATTGACGATGTCTTCCACAAACTGGGGACCGAACGGCAGCGATACCTGGTTGCAATCGATATAGCGCTGCTGCTGCCCGTCCACCAGAAACAGGTTGTTACCGGCCTTGCTTACACCTACGTTGGTGTATTTACGCACCTCAATGTAGCCCTTCGTTCCCAGAATGAACAAACGGCCATCACCCCAGGTGCCAAGGCCATCGGGCGTGAACCAGTCCAGGCGGACATAGCCAAAACCCTTATTGCCGCGAAGCACCATGTCTCCGAAGTCCTGAAACTTCGGGTGCTCCGGATGCGCGATGTTGGAGATCTGCGACTCCACAATCTCCGCGCTGGTGCTGCCGGTGTAATACAGGAACTGGTCGACCTGGTGCGAGCCAATATCGCACAGAATGCCGCCGTACTGCTCCGGAACCCAGAACCAGTCAGGACGCGGATCGGCCCCACCGGCGGCGCCGCCACCACCCTGCACGATCTGATGCGGGGCGATATTGATCGTCTGGATCACCTGGCCGATGGCGCCCTGCCGCACCAGCTCTCCAGCCTTGATCGCGCCCTTCACCTCCAGCAGCTCGCTGTACATGATGGCGTAGATCCGCTTGGTTTCCTTGACGGTCTTGCGAACGGCAGCAAGCTGCTCCAGGGTCGTAATGCCGGGCTTATCGGAGAGGAAGTCTTTGCCGGCCTTCATCGCGCGAACGCCCAGGGGAGCACGCTCGCTCGCAATGGCGGAACTCAGCACCAATTGGATGGAAGGTTCGTGCAGGATTGCATCTTCCGACTCCATCTGCTTTGCATCCGGATACTGCTTCTTGAAGCGCGCAACCTTATTGGGCTCAGAGCCATAGAACGCTACCAGCTTGCCACCGCCGCGGATGATGGCGTTCGTCATGCCATAGATGTGGTCGTGGCTCATGCCACAGACGGCGAAATTGATGGAGTGCTTGGGCGCGTCGTTTTCCCAGGCAGCCGAAGCCGCTACCTCGTGCAGCACCGGCCCGGCTCCAACGGGCTGTGCCAGTCCCATCTCCGCGAGGCCGCCCATCATACCCATGGCGCCGGCGGTGCGAAAGAAATCCCTGCGATTGAATCCGTTCATCGGAAAAACATCTCCATTGTTGCGTTCAGTATTGGTTTTGGAAGAAGAAACCGGGTCGGCGGAATTGTAGCAAGTCGCAACAATCTCTGGCCCGCATAAAGCGACCTCCATACTGTCGGCTCTCACAGACAAAGACGCGCGAGCCTATGTCTTGGTTGAATTGATTTTTATATAAATCAATAATCGGAAAATATTTGTTATTTCCCGTTTCTGATTCGTCATAATAAAAAATCTGCTTGCAAAGTGTGCCGCACAGATGTTTCTATTCTCCCCGCAAAAAAAACCAACCCAATCGGGAGAACTTGCAGATGAACCTGTACCTCTTTCGGCCAGTTGATATATCAAGAAAATCCCTTCCCTTCCGCGGTAAACCAAACTCCTTATGGATCACCCTGCTTTTGGCGGCGATGGTGCTCTTCTCCGGGACAAAGGTGACTGCACAGGACACAACAGCCACCATTCTGGGCTCCGTCTCTGATCCTTCCGGAGCCGCCGTTGGAAATGCAGATGTCACCGTAACCAACACGCAGACCAACATCGCCGTTGATACGAAAACAACGGAATCCGGCGCCTACACCGTTCCGAACCTTATCCCAGGTACCTACAGCATCAGCATCAAGGTGCAAGGCTTTCAAACCATCAGCATCCAGAACGTCACAGTCGCAGCGGGTGATCGCCGGCGCGCTGACGCGGCGCTGGTTGTCGGCGCCGTCAATGAAACCGTGGAGATCACTACTGCCGCACCGATCCTGCAGACAGACGCTTCCTCCGTCGGCGGCAACGTAACGGAACGCGCTGTACAGGATCTGCCTCTGAACGGCCGCAACTTCATCAACCTTGTACAAGTCATGCCAGGAGCGACCGAGGGCGCGCCAAATAGCATCAACAGTGGCAATCGCCCGGATGACCGCCGCCCTTCGTCCTCCATCTCCATCAACGGTCAGTCTGAGGTGCTGAATGACCAGCTGGTTGACGGCCTCGACAACAACGAACGTGTCATCGGCACGATCGGCGTACGTCCGTCGATCGACTCCATCCAGGAAGTACGCATTCTGACCAACAGCTTTTCGTCTGACGGTGGTCGAGCCGGCGGCGGCCTGATCAACGTCATCACCAAGAGCGGCACGAATAACTTTCACGGCTCGCTGTATGAGTTCTTCCGCAATGACAAGCTGAACGCCTATGCCTATCAGTTCGGCGCTCAGGCGGCAAAGCCTCGGCTGCGGCAGAATCAGTTCGGTGGCAGCCTTGGTGGACCGATCTTCAAAGACAAAGCCTTCTTTCACGGCGATGCCGAATTCTTCCGTCTGATCAAGGGAGGACTGCCGAGCAACCTGACGGTTCCTTCCGCCTACGAACTCGCACACCCTGGAGATTTCTCCGATGCCATCCCTGCCACGGGATGCGCCACCATTGCAGCATCGGTCGTCGATCCTACGCAGTCACACACCACCGGCTGCGTCTACGATCCGAACCCCACTCATACTGCGGATTACCTGCGTAAACCGATAGCAGGCAATATTATCCCGAGCAGCTATATCGATCCGGTTGGACTTGCGTACTTCAAGCTCTACCCCGCTCCCAATACCGGTAAAAACGGATACGTCGGAACGCGAAACCAGCAACAGTACTCCACGGTGTACGACGTTCGCGTGGACTATCACTTCGACACCAACAACCAGATCTTCGCTAAGTACATCGTCAACGACATCTTCACGTTCTCACCCGGAGCTCTTCCCATCTCAAGCGTGAATGGATTCGCCATCGATCCACAGACCGGCAATGGATTCGGATCAGCTCCGCAGATCGCGCGCAACACCGCTGTGATCTACACGCATACCTTCACGTCGAACATGCTGATGAATATCGGTGCGGCGTGGACCCATATCAACAACGCATCGTACCCGCTGAACTACGGTGGCAATCCAAACACCAAGCTAGGCCAACCGAATGTCAACGTCAGCCAACTCACCTCAGGTCTTGCGGTCGCGTTGCCTACGGGCCTGACAGGACTTGGAGGAGGCAGCAACTTTGTACCGCTACAGAACAAAGACAACAGCTATCAGCTCAATGGAAATATCTTCTATAACCGTGGCAATCACAGCTTCCGCATTGGCGCCGCGGGCATCCGCCGTATCGCGCTGAACCTGCAGGACAACCAGGGCGAAGGCAGTTGGACCTTCCGCATGGGTGCTCCCGGCCTGCTGATGGGCATCTTCTCGGCAGCAACACGCAATAACAACCTGTATCCGCCTACCTATCTGACATGGGAGCCCAGCGTATACGTCCAAGATGACTGGCACGTACGCCAGAACCTTACGCTCAACCTGGGCGTGCGCTATGACGTCTACACACCATTTACCGAGAAGCGGAACCACATCTCCAATTTCGATGAGGCGACGGGAACCATTGTGCAAGCCGGTGTGAATGGTGTCAGCAATACGGCAAACGTCAAAACCGATTATTCAAACTTCGCACCGCGCGTAGGCTTTGCGTTGACAGCGACTCCAAGCCTGGTTCTCCGCGGCGGCTTCGGTTTCGCATTCTTCCCAAGCAATTACATGTCTCCAGTAAACCTGAAGAATCCCCCGAATATCTCGATCTACGGCAACTGCTCCTCTCTCCAGGCCGCGAATGGAACGAGCGGTTGCAATCAGTCCTTCACGCGGTTCAGCCAGGGCATGCCTCTACCCAACCAGAACCCGAGCACATTGCCGAAAGACCTTGTCGGTTCCATTCCGGCGACGGTCGACTACAACTTCCGTTCCGGCTATCTGGAGCAGTTCAATCTCACCGCTCAAAAAGACTTCAAGGGCAACACCCTGACAGTCTCTTATGTTGGGCAGTTAGGGCGCCACCTTTCTACCGGATTCGACATTAACCGTGCCCCATTGGGTAATGCTTCCGGCTCACAAACGCAACGTCACTATTATGCAAAGGCAAACGGAGACCCGTGGCTACCTGGAGTTACCACCATCACTCGCACCTATTCGTCGGGCGCTTCGTCGTATCACTCGCTGCAGGCTGTCTTTGAGCGCCGCTTCCACAATGGTCTCGGATTCAACGTCAACACGACCTGGGCGCATCTGCTCGACAACGCTCCAAATATCAACGGACAGAGCGGAAACGGCGTAGGCCAGGTATTGGCAACGCAGAAGTTCGATGATTATGGCAATGGCGACCTCGATGTGCGCAACCGCATTGTCGTTACTGGTAACTATGCACTGCCCTTCGGCAAAGGAGCGCACGGGCTTCGTGGTGCACTTCTCGGCGGATGGCGCACGAATGTTCTCTATCTCTGGTCAACCGGACAGACCTTCACCGTTCTTAATTCCACCAATGTCAGCGGCACCAGCCCTGGCGGTTCGGCTGATCGGCCGAATGTCAGTGGAGATCCATTCCAGAACATCACCCCAATCTTCTCGGGAGCCATGCAGTTCTTCCGTGCATCCGCATTCGTCGCTCAGCCGGCGGGCACTCTCGGTGTCGAACGCCGTAACCCCTATCACGGGCCGCACTTCCGGCACTGGGATATGTCGCTGTTCAAGGAGTTCACGGTCTATCGTGAAACCCACCTACAGTTCCGCGCAGAGGCATTCAACATCGCCAACCAGGCCAACTTCAGCAACCCCGTAAGTGGCCTTGGTTCCACAACGACCCTGGGAGCTCTGACTTCCACACTTCCCTCGTATCAGCCGCGTCTAGTCCAGTTCGCGGTCAAGTACGAGTTCTAAAATACAAACACCACACCATGCGGCCTGCGTCTCATCCACGCAGGCCGTTCTTTTTAATCTCGCGATGTTGCCGAAACTACGCCGCCGCGCGTCAGATGGAAGAGTGCGTACTCCGGGTCCAATTGTCGCGGCCATCTTGCTCTTCGGGGCGTTGCTTTCATGCGCTCAGGCCGCGTCCTCACATCGGCGCAAAGCTACACCGCAGAGGCCTATCGTTGTCGGCTATTTTCCGCAGTGGCAGCTTTATGCCGATGACCCCTATTCCGTAAAAGCCATTGATCAGAGCGGCGGCGCCGGGCTACTGGATCAGATCAATTACGCGCAGGGCTTCGTTAAAGATGGTCACTGCTCGGTCGCAGATCCCAATGCTGATCTAAATACCATCTACACCGCAGCAAACAGCGTCAACGGCATCGCTGACGATTCCACATCGCGTTTCCATGGCTACTTCCATCAAATAGAGGAGTTGAAGCAGAAGTATCCGCACCTGAAGCTGCTCATCTCCCTCGAAGGCCGCGCCGCTGACTTCGCCGCGGATGCTCAACCTGCTGTCCGTAAACAATTTGTGCGCTCCTGTATCGATACCTTCATCCGCGGCCATTTCGCGGAAGGCATTAACGTGCCGGGTCTCTTTGATGGCTTCGATGTCGATTGGGAATCACCTCACCAGGAAGACGCGGAGAATTTCCGTGACCTGCTGCGCGAGTTCCGGGAACAGATGAATGCAGTGCGGCCGGGGTTGAGGCTTTCTATCGCGGTCGGGCCGTCGCCACGCATGCTCGGCGGAGTCGACTTCCGATCCATCATTCCCTATCTCGACCAGGTGGGCGTCATGAACTATGACTATGCCGGTCCCTGGATGCAGCGCTCCGGCTTTATTGCACCGCTCTTCCGCGATCCGGCACATCCGGGCGGAAGCATCGACCGCGGCATGAACGACTACATCGCCGCCGGTGTCCCGGCGCATATGCTGCTGATGGGCATGCCCTTCTATGGATACGGCTGGAAGGTTCCGGAGGGCGACAATCACGGTCTCTTTCAGGCTGGACCAGGCATCCGCAGTGAAGACTATCCTTATCACCGCATCCGGAGCATGAAGGGCAAATACGTCCTCTACCGTGATCGTCTCTCGCACGCTCCCTGGCTGTACGACGGGGATACATTTTTCACCTTTGAAGACGCCTCCTCGCTCAGCTACAAGGCAGCATACGCCGCAAAACACAGCCTTGGAGGCGTGATGATCTGGGAGTTGAGCGGCGATACCTCCGATGGGGAGCTGTTGCATACCGTCCATCGCTCCCTGAACCGCCCGCCGGCCTGGTACACCTTTCCGCCAGATGCCTCTCCCACAGGCGGTCCACAACAGACAGTGCGAACTCGGTCAGCCGAAGCACCCTAAGCTTTGCTACACTGGCGGCTCAAGCACAATGACCATGGCTGAGAGCACCTTTGTTCCCATGAAGATGCTGCTGGAAGATCGCGGCAACCGCGTTCCCCGCACATTGGACCACGTGCCCTTCACCATCGGGCGTCTCACTGACCGCTCGCTTGTGCTGGACCACCCGTTCATCTCGCGCTCGCACGCACAGATCAACTTCATCGACGGGCAGTACTTCCTCGAGGATCTGAGGAGCACCCACGGCACCTATCTGAACGGCCGCCGTCTGGACCCGATGGCCGGTCCACAGCAGCTCAATGCCGGAGACAAGCTTCGTTTTGGCTCCTCCGACGGCCCCCTGCTCCGCTTCGGCAAACCGGACCGTGACGTGGCCAGCCTGAAGGACCTGATGGGCCAGATGCAGTCCATCGCGATGCCGAGCGAAGGCTCAGACCTGGAGAAGCTGCGCTGGTTCCTGGAGGCTGCCCGGAAGCTCAACGCCGTCGGCGCCGTACAGGAGGTGCTGCAGTCGCTCGTCGAGATCACGCTCGATCTGACGCAGATGGAGCGCGGGTATGTCTATCTGCGCGACGCGGCGACCGGCGAGATGTCAATGGCCGTCGGACTCACACTCGCCGGGGAAAAGCTTGCAGATGACCGCGGTGTGGCTCAGTCGGCCATCCAGCAGGCGACACGCACCGCCGCCGAATTCATCGTCACGGATACGCTCTCACTCGATGGCGGGATGTCCGACTCTATGGTTGCCGGCAGCATTCGCACCGTAATCTGCATCCCGTTGCGCAGCCGTCACGGTGATTTTGGCAGCGACGAAGACAGCAAGCCGGAGCTCGGTGGAGAGGTTCGCGGCGTCCTCTATCTCGA
This genomic window from Terriglobus albidus contains:
- a CDS encoding sugar phosphate isomerase/epimerase family protein → MKSTRRDVLKMGSLAAAGLMAPGMAMAAGPAPLKLGIASYTFRKFKPEELIGFMKQIKTPYLNLKDVHLPMTPEGAAAKQAEAYRAAGLKLTGAGTIYFPKDEDEDIRQKFEYVKSAGIKLIIGSPSHAALERVESFVKKYDISLAIHNHGPEDKEWPSPHDILKLIGKMDKRVGCCVDVGHAMRAGDDIPATLREVGSRLLCIHMKDLADGKKKESQCDVGDGVMPVRKIFETLIAMKYQGDVDLEYEINGDNPLPGVLKSFAFMRKTLNEMGYSA
- a CDS encoding TonB-dependent receptor, with amino-acid sequence MNLYLFRPVDISRKSLPFRGKPNSLWITLLLAAMVLFSGTKVTAQDTTATILGSVSDPSGAAVGNADVTVTNTQTNIAVDTKTTESGAYTVPNLIPGTYSISIKVQGFQTISIQNVTVAAGDRRRADAALVVGAVNETVEITTAAPILQTDASSVGGNVTERAVQDLPLNGRNFINLVQVMPGATEGAPNSINSGNRPDDRRPSSSISINGQSEVLNDQLVDGLDNNERVIGTIGVRPSIDSIQEVRILTNSFSSDGGRAGGGLINVITKSGTNNFHGSLYEFFRNDKLNAYAYQFGAQAAKPRLRQNQFGGSLGGPIFKDKAFFHGDAEFFRLIKGGLPSNLTVPSAYELAHPGDFSDAIPATGCATIAASVVDPTQSHTTGCVYDPNPTHTADYLRKPIAGNIIPSSYIDPVGLAYFKLYPAPNTGKNGYVGTRNQQQYSTVYDVRVDYHFDTNNQIFAKYIVNDIFTFSPGALPISSVNGFAIDPQTGNGFGSAPQIARNTAVIYTHTFTSNMLMNIGAAWTHINNASYPLNYGGNPNTKLGQPNVNVSQLTSGLAVALPTGLTGLGGGSNFVPLQNKDNSYQLNGNIFYNRGNHSFRIGAAGIRRIALNLQDNQGEGSWTFRMGAPGLLMGIFSAATRNNNLYPPTYLTWEPSVYVQDDWHVRQNLTLNLGVRYDVYTPFTEKRNHISNFDEATGTIVQAGVNGVSNTANVKTDYSNFAPRVGFALTATPSLVLRGGFGFAFFPSNYMSPVNLKNPPNISIYGNCSSLQAANGTSGCNQSFTRFSQGMPLPNQNPSTLPKDLVGSIPATVDYNFRSGYLEQFNLTAQKDFKGNTLTVSYVGQLGRHLSTGFDINRAPLGNASGSQTQRHYYAKANGDPWLPGVTTITRTYSSGASSYHSLQAVFERRFHNGLGFNVNTTWAHLLDNAPNINGQSGNGVGQVLATQKFDDYGNGDLDVRNRIVVTGNYALPFGKGAHGLRGALLGGWRTNVLYLWSTGQTFTVLNSTNVSGTSPGGSADRPNVSGDPFQNITPIFSGAMQFFRASAFVAQPAGTLGVERRNPYHGPHFRHWDMSLFKEFTVYRETHLQFRAEAFNIANQANFSNPVSGLGSTTTLGALTSTLPSYQPRLVQFAVKYEF
- a CDS encoding glycoside hydrolase family 88 protein is translated as MHLNKAAAALLAATLCTSLAAQEKPMTGPAISAAAGDTIPDAGSLATDLSGAVTRPAILKAMRKVADWQLSYSENKYNQDWTYGPLYLGLLATTDITGDAKYHDRLVKLFDQFQWKLWANRQFHADDEVIAQSYELLYQEHADPKRIADARATFDRLLQRPADPAKDLWWWCDALFMAPPALARMSAITGDHRYIDKMNQEWKLTEEHLYDREERLFFRDGTFLNKKEANGKKLFWSRGNGWVLAGTANVLKALPKNDPSRAQYVKLFQEMAERIAGLQQPSGLWRTGLLDQTAYEQDEISGSGFFTYAMTWGINEGILPRAKYAPVVERAWAAMVKHVFESGRLGAIQPIGAAPGQFTATSSYVYGVGAFLLAGSELVRYAPAAKTHAVLQINNPTSDARRDEVLDLPLTEVKRHIAIDPAKLVARDRLTGKRLLTQVYASLPGGAPDRFLILEDVAPGTATSIDLSVEEDAPAMASRVTARDVPERMDDFVWENNLVAHRVYGPALQATGEITSGIDVWSKRVPNFVSTAWYARDKEAQRTHNPALSYHHDNGDGLDSYEVGPARGCGGTGIWVDGKLANSKNFTHSKILATGPIRVDFILEYAPWQAGTKTVSESKRVTLDAGTRLNHMRSTFTFDGGGTITAAAGLGTHKDTEIKQLPEIAALSVWDTPQTASAGRFATGIILAGKQPYRYENVPMQGKTPGDALLLFTARSGVAIDYYAGSGWSQDDMPDFATWNSYLAAQSKRLQAPVKVSWLAR
- a CDS encoding Gfo/Idh/MocA family protein, yielding MNGFNRRDFFRTAGAMGMMGGLAEMGLAQPVGAGPVLHEVAASAAWENDAPKHSINFAVCGMSHDHIYGMTNAIIRGGGKLVAFYGSEPNKVARFKKQYPDAKQMESEDAILHEPSIQLVLSSAIASERAPLGVRAMKAGKDFLSDKPGITTLEQLAAVRKTVKETKRIYAIMYSELLEVKGAIKAGELVRQGAIGQVIQTINIAPHQIVQGGGGAAGGADPRPDWFWVPEQYGGILCDIGSHQVDQFLYYTGSTSAEIVESQISNIAHPEHPKFQDFGDMVLRGNKGFGYVRLDWFTPDGLGTWGDGRLFILGTKGYIEVRKYTNVGVSKAGNNLFLVDGQQQRYIDCNQVSLPFGPQFVEDIVNRTHIAQDQEQALLAAELVIKAQMQAKWVKLT
- a CDS encoding Gfo/Idh/MocA family protein, which produces MLTRREFSKLVTTAAAGVAVSSTAKSYARVIGANERVNFGVIGLNSRAYAHLSALTTNKANAAITHVADVDSVILQKFAGETEKSMGAAPKADKDFRKLLESKDVDAITIATPDHWHTPIAILGMQADKHVYVEKPCSHNPHEVELLVAAQKKMGKQVQMGNQQRSSPHSIEIIDKIHNGLIGRAYYAKAWYCNTRKTMGTGKVVPVPATLDWDLWQGPAPRQQYMDNVHPYNWHWLRIYGTGETLNNGTHEVDVCRWALQTVWPERITASGGRYHFKDDWQFYDTLVTSFEYDDKMISWENMSTNGMPLYNRDRGSAIHGTEGTVILDRDGYEVHDLKGKLVNEYKIPKDKKTSSADLVGRDSMTDLHFANLIDGIRTGAKLNSPIWDASTSVAILLMSNIAWELNRELKLDTKTGAFVDDAEATKMRKREYEKGWEPRI
- a CDS encoding glycoside hydrolase family 18 protein — translated: MRTPGPIVAAILLFGALLSCAQAASSHRRKATPQRPIVVGYFPQWQLYADDPYSVKAIDQSGGAGLLDQINYAQGFVKDGHCSVADPNADLNTIYTAANSVNGIADDSTSRFHGYFHQIEELKQKYPHLKLLISLEGRAADFAADAQPAVRKQFVRSCIDTFIRGHFAEGINVPGLFDGFDVDWESPHQEDAENFRDLLREFREQMNAVRPGLRLSIAVGPSPRMLGGVDFRSIIPYLDQVGVMNYDYAGPWMQRSGFIAPLFRDPAHPGGSIDRGMNDYIAAGVPAHMLLMGMPFYGYGWKVPEGDNHGLFQAGPGIRSEDYPYHRIRSMKGKYVLYRDRLSHAPWLYDGDTFFTFEDASSLSYKAAYAAKHSLGGVMIWELSGDTSDGELLHTVHRSLNRPPAWYTFPPDASPTGGPQQTVRTRSAEAP